A window of candidate division KSB1 bacterium contains these coding sequences:
- a CDS encoding M2 family metallopeptidase codes for MMRPHLWMAGGLLLLAACTPSPQALQSQAQAFLDGYTAKFKELSYAAALAEWASNTKIVEGDTTNAHNTRKANEALAAFTGSVDNIEKARRFLQERDKLTPLQVKQLQIILYKAADKPQTVADIVKARIAAETAQTEKLYGFSFQIAGKPVTTNEIDNILKTATDLQQRRAAWEASKEVGRQLKDGLARLQRLRNQTVQALGYSDYFSYQVSDYGMTVDEMMALMDELVRELRPLYRELHTYARYELARRYQTSVPEKLPAHWLPNRWAQDWSAMINLAGFDLDAALKDKSAEWIVQQAEDFYVSLGFDKMPASFWEKSSLYPLPADAPYKKNNHASAWHLDLEHDIRALMSIEPNAEWYETTHHELGHIYYFLSYTNDQVPPLLREGANRACHEALGSLMGLASMQRPFLQSRGLLPAQAQSDDMQALLKEALNFVVFIPFSAGTMSHFEYELYAGNLPQEEYNRRWWELVEKYQGVVPPGPRGEDYCDAATKTHINDDAAQYYDYALSFILLYQLHDHIATKILGQDPHATNYYGNREVGKFLADIMRPGASRDWREMLREKTGEDLSAQAMLRYFAPLRDYLEKENAGRKHTLPDI; via the coding sequence ATGATGAGACCCCACCTCTGGATGGCCGGCGGACTGCTGCTGCTGGCCGCCTGCACACCTTCCCCACAGGCGCTGCAATCCCAGGCACAGGCATTTCTCGATGGCTATACGGCAAAGTTCAAGGAGCTGTCCTATGCTGCCGCGCTGGCGGAATGGGCTTCGAACACCAAAATCGTCGAAGGCGACACCACCAATGCGCACAACACGCGCAAGGCCAACGAGGCCCTGGCCGCCTTCACGGGCAGTGTGGACAACATCGAAAAAGCGCGCCGGTTTTTGCAGGAGCGTGACAAGCTGACACCGCTGCAGGTCAAACAACTGCAAATCATCCTCTACAAAGCCGCCGACAAGCCACAGACCGTGGCCGACATCGTCAAAGCGCGCATCGCCGCGGAAACCGCACAGACCGAAAAGCTCTACGGTTTCTCTTTTCAAATCGCCGGCAAGCCGGTGACCACCAACGAAATCGACAACATTTTGAAAACCGCCACCGATCTGCAACAGCGGCGGGCGGCCTGGGAGGCCTCCAAGGAGGTCGGCAGACAGCTCAAGGACGGCCTGGCGAGGCTGCAGCGCCTGCGCAACCAGACGGTGCAAGCTCTGGGATACAGCGATTATTTCAGCTATCAGGTGTCGGATTACGGCATGACGGTGGACGAGATGATGGCGCTGATGGACGAGCTGGTGCGCGAGCTGCGGCCGCTCTATCGCGAGCTGCACACCTATGCGCGGTATGAGTTGGCGCGCCGCTACCAAACCAGCGTGCCGGAGAAGCTGCCGGCACACTGGCTGCCCAACCGCTGGGCGCAGGATTGGAGCGCGATGATCAACCTCGCCGGCTTCGATCTCGACGCCGCGCTCAAAGACAAGTCCGCGGAATGGATCGTGCAGCAGGCGGAGGATTTTTATGTGAGCCTGGGTTTCGACAAAATGCCGGCAAGTTTTTGGGAAAAGTCCTCGCTCTATCCCCTGCCGGCGGACGCACCTTACAAGAAAAACAATCACGCCTCGGCCTGGCACCTCGATCTCGAACACGACATTCGCGCGTTGATGAGCATCGAACCCAACGCCGAGTGGTATGAAACCACGCATCACGAACTGGGCCACATCTATTACTTCCTGAGCTACACCAACGACCAGGTGCCGCCGCTGCTGCGCGAGGGTGCCAACCGCGCCTGTCATGAAGCCCTCGGCAGCCTGATGGGACTGGCTTCGATGCAGCGCCCCTTCCTGCAGAGCCGCGGGCTGCTGCCGGCACAGGCGCAAAGCGATGACATGCAGGCGCTGCTCAAGGAAGCGCTGAATTTCGTTGTCTTCATCCCCTTCTCCGCCGGCACCATGTCACATTTCGAGTATGAGCTGTATGCCGGGAATCTGCCGCAGGAGGAATACAACCGGCGCTGGTGGGAGCTGGTGGAAAAATACCAGGGCGTCGTGCCGCCCGGCCCGCGCGGCGAGGATTACTGTGATGCCGCCACCAAAACCCACATCAACGATGATGCCGCCCAGTATTACGACTACGCCCTGTCCTTCATCCTGCTTTATCAACTGCACGATCACATTGCCACCAAAATTTTGGGGCAGGATCCGCACGCGACGAATTATTACGGCAACCGCGAGGTGGGGAAATTTCTGGCGGATATCATGCGGCCCGGCGCCAGCCGCGACTGGCGGGAGATGTTGCGCGAGAAAACCGGCGAGGACTTGAGCGCGCAGGCCATGCTGCGTTATTTCGCGCCGCTGCGGGATTATTTGGAAAAGGAAAACGCCGGCCGCAAACACACGCTGCCGGACATCTGA
- a CDS encoding serine hydrolase, whose protein sequence is MWRLWFSPVIFLLFAAPLRVAAAGHIAPRSDYLALATQLEHIILHEMAEKELPALAIALVDDQEIVWARGFGWADPDRKIPATAETVFRVGSVSKLFTAIAVMQLVEAGRLDLDAPLNTYLPEFQPRNPFNRPITLRQLMAHRAGLVREPPVGSYFDPSEPTLAATVQSLNATELVYEPGTRTKYSNAGISVVGYLLERLQGEPFAAYLQRAVLQPMGLRRTSFTPDARVIPHLAKAWMWGYDERKFPAPTFELGLIPAANLYTSVTDLAHFLKVLFNRGRAGRRQLLKPETLELMFTPQFVPAGTKYGFGLGFFVSELAGHRRVSHDGVLYGFATQVSALPDDKLGVVAVTTRDCANTVIDRIVSHAHRLMLARRARQPLPAFVFTQPLDSLRIRQLAGIYAAGEERLELLARRGQLLLWRGTVCAPLRALGDTLITDGNLAFGTRLLPVGRDTLRLGDRFFRRLPEVPPPPAPERWLGLIGEYGWDHNTLYLLERHGRLHALIEWFFSYPLTEIAPGVFAFPDYGLYHGEKLVFQRAGDGRALAVEAAGILFKRRELGVESGATFRLTPLRPVAELRELALAASPPVEHGEFLPPDLVDLATLDSTIKFDIRYATTNNFMGTVFYDHARALLQRPAALALLAAHRSLQARGYGLLIHDAYRPWFVTKMFWEATPADKKIYVADPARGSRHNRGCAVDLTLYELASGKPVEMVSGYDEFSVRAHPDYPGGTSAQRWHRELLRRAMEEQGFQVYEFEWWHFDYKDWRKYPIQNTPFVAAPAGAEP, encoded by the coding sequence ATGTGGCGCTTGTGGTTCTCTCCGGTTATTTTTCTTCTCTTTGCCGCGCCCCTCCGGGTTGCGGCCGCCGGCCATATTGCACCCCGTTCCGATTATCTCGCCCTTGCCACCCAACTCGAGCACATCATCCTGCATGAAATGGCTGAAAAGGAGTTGCCGGCGCTTGCCATTGCCCTGGTCGATGATCAGGAGATTGTTTGGGCGCGCGGCTTCGGCTGGGCCGACCCCGATCGCAAGATTCCGGCGACCGCCGAAACGGTGTTTCGGGTCGGCTCGGTGTCAAAATTGTTCACCGCTATTGCTGTCATGCAACTGGTTGAAGCCGGCCGTCTCGATCTCGACGCACCATTGAACACCTACCTGCCGGAATTTCAGCCCCGCAACCCCTTCAATCGCCCCATTACTCTGCGGCAGCTCATGGCGCACCGCGCAGGTTTGGTGCGCGAGCCGCCAGTGGGCAGCTACTTCGATCCCTCTGAACCAACGCTGGCGGCCACGGTGCAGAGCTTGAATGCCACCGAGCTGGTCTATGAACCGGGAACGCGCACGAAGTATTCCAATGCCGGCATCTCGGTGGTTGGTTATTTGCTCGAGCGCCTGCAGGGCGAGCCGTTTGCGGCTTACCTGCAGCGGGCGGTGTTGCAGCCGATGGGATTGCGGCGCACTTCCTTCACACCCGATGCCCGTGTCATCCCGCACCTCGCCAAAGCCTGGATGTGGGGGTATGACGAGCGCAAATTCCCCGCGCCGACTTTCGAGCTCGGTCTGATTCCGGCTGCCAATCTCTACACCAGTGTCACCGATCTGGCGCATTTCCTGAAAGTGTTGTTCAATCGCGGCCGCGCCGGCCGGCGGCAGCTTCTCAAGCCTGAAACTCTCGAGCTGATGTTCACCCCGCAGTTCGTGCCGGCCGGCACCAAATATGGCTTCGGACTGGGCTTTTTCGTGAGTGAGCTCGCCGGTCATCGTCGCGTCAGCCATGATGGTGTGCTCTATGGTTTTGCGACACAAGTGAGCGCGTTGCCCGATGACAAACTTGGTGTGGTCGCCGTGACCACGCGCGATTGTGCCAATACCGTCATCGACCGCATCGTCAGCCACGCCCATCGCCTCATGCTCGCCCGGCGTGCCCGGCAGCCGCTGCCGGCATTCGTTTTCACGCAGCCGCTCGATTCGCTGCGCATCCGGCAGCTCGCCGGGATTTATGCCGCCGGCGAAGAACGCCTCGAGTTGCTGGCGCGCCGCGGCCAATTGTTGCTGTGGCGCGGCACCGTGTGTGCGCCGCTGCGGGCGCTGGGCGATACCCTGATCACCGATGGCAACCTGGCTTTCGGCACACGCCTGCTGCCGGTGGGGCGCGACACGCTGCGGCTGGGCGACCGCTTTTTCCGCCGCCTGCCGGAAGTGCCGCCGCCACCCGCGCCGGAAAGATGGCTGGGCCTGATCGGTGAATATGGCTGGGATCACAACACGCTCTACCTCCTCGAACGCCATGGCCGCCTGCACGCCTTGATCGAATGGTTTTTCTCCTATCCGCTCACCGAGATCGCACCCGGGGTGTTTGCCTTTCCCGACTATGGCCTCTATCATGGTGAAAAACTCGTGTTCCAGCGTGCCGGCGACGGCCGTGCCCTCGCCGTGGAAGCTGCCGGCATACTGTTCAAACGCCGCGAGCTCGGCGTGGAAAGCGGGGCGACCTTCCGCTTGACACCGCTCCGGCCGGTGGCGGAATTGCGTGAACTGGCGCTGGCCGCATCGCCACCGGTTGAACATGGCGAATTCCTCCCGCCGGATCTGGTCGATCTCGCCACGCTCGATTCCACCATCAAGTTCGACATACGCTACGCCACAACCAACAATTTCATGGGCACGGTTTTCTATGATCACGCCCGTGCCTTGCTGCAGCGGCCCGCAGCGTTGGCATTGCTGGCTGCGCATCGCAGCCTGCAGGCCAGGGGCTACGGTCTGTTGATCCACGATGCCTACCGGCCGTGGTTCGTCACCAAAATGTTTTGGGAAGCCACCCCGGCGGACAAGAAGATCTATGTTGCCGACCCGGCGCGCGGTTCGCGTCACAATCGCGGCTGCGCCGTCGATCTGACGCTCTACGAGCTGGCCTCCGGCAAACCCGTGGAGATGGTGAGCGGCTACGATGAATTTTCGGTGCGTGCCCATCCCGACTATCCCGGCGGCACCAGTGCCCAGCGCTGGCACCGGGAATTGCTCCGCCGGGCCATGGAAGAACAGGGCTTCCAAGTCTATGAATTCGAATGGTGGCACTTCGATTACAAGGACTGGCGCAAATATCCGATTCAAAACACGCCCTTTGTCGCTGCGCCCGCCGGTGCCGAGCCATGA
- a CDS encoding DegT/DnrJ/EryC1/StrS family aminotransferase encodes MQATHVQAATTAIPFLDLQAQYRSIKEEIAAAIQPVLENCDFVGGAAVETFERNFAAFCQTAHAVGVSNGADALYLALRALEIGPGDEVITVPNTFIATASAITRSGARVRFVDVDPATLEMDANQLERAISHRTRAIMPVHLYGQMPDMDAILTLAAQHEIAVIEDAAQAHGASLRGRVAGSLGIAGCFSFYPGKNLGAYGDGGAVVTNDATLAGRVRRLRDQGRDTKYEHLMIGYNHRLDTLQAAVLNVKLRHLPRWNARRREIAARYRQLLQDCPAVRPLAVAPGQEPVYHLFIVQVERRERVQERLKQQGIATGIHYPIPLHLQPAYAFLGLRRGAFPVAEAAAERVLSLPMYAEMSNAMVEQVATALREAALA; translated from the coding sequence ATGCAAGCGACCCATGTGCAAGCTGCGACGACAGCAATACCTTTTCTGGACTTGCAAGCGCAGTACCGCAGCATCAAAGAAGAAATTGCCGCGGCCATCCAGCCGGTTTTGGAAAACTGTGATTTCGTCGGCGGCGCCGCGGTGGAGACGTTTGAGCGCAACTTCGCGGCGTTTTGTCAAACGGCGCATGCGGTCGGCGTTTCCAACGGCGCCGATGCACTTTATCTCGCGCTGCGGGCTTTGGAAATCGGACCGGGCGACGAGGTGATCACCGTGCCCAATACCTTCATCGCCACCGCTTCGGCGATCACCCGCAGCGGTGCGCGGGTTCGCTTTGTCGATGTTGATCCGGCCACCCTCGAGATGGATGCCAATCAACTCGAGCGCGCCATCTCCCATCGCACGCGCGCGATTATGCCCGTGCATCTCTACGGCCAGATGCCGGATATGGATGCGATTCTGACCCTCGCGGCGCAGCATGAAATTGCCGTGATCGAAGATGCGGCGCAGGCACACGGGGCGTCTTTGCGGGGCCGCGTGGCCGGCAGCCTGGGGATTGCCGGCTGCTTCAGCTTCTATCCCGGCAAGAATCTCGGCGCATATGGCGATGGCGGCGCGGTGGTCACCAACGATGCCACGCTCGCCGGCCGCGTGCGGCGGCTGCGCGACCAGGGCCGCGACACCAAGTATGAACATTTGATGATTGGCTACAATCACCGCCTGGATACGCTGCAGGCCGCAGTGCTCAATGTCAAATTGCGCCATTTGCCGCGCTGGAATGCCCGCCGGCGGGAAATTGCCGCGCGATACCGCCAGCTCTTGCAGGATTGTCCGGCGGTGCGGCCGCTGGCGGTGGCGCCCGGCCAGGAGCCTGTTTACCACCTCTTCATTGTGCAGGTGGAGCGGCGTGAGCGGGTGCAGGAGCGGCTGAAACAGCAGGGCATTGCCACCGGCATTCATTATCCGATTCCCCTGCATTTGCAACCCGCCTATGCTTTTTTGGGATTGCGGCGCGGCGCCTTCCCGGTTGCGGAAGCAGCGGCCGAACGCGTGCTGAGCCTGCCCATGTATGCGGAGATGAGCAATGCCATGGTCGAACAGGTCGCCACGGCCTTGCGAGAGGCGGCACTCGCCTGA
- a CDS encoding aminotransferase class V-fold PLP-dependent enzyme, which yields MQPPVTNLELPAEVMQAMGEACVRAVVQHIAALPGSPRANLAHAVEIARSLREAPPETGTAFDELLTFLMEKVIPISINAAHPAYLAYIPGGGLFPSALADLLSAATNRYVGAWFAAPAAARLETNVLEWFAQWMGYPAGARGILTSGGSLAGFSAIVTARQHLLGEEIGRGVVYASTQTHHSLLKGARLAGLRERNLRLLEVDHRFRAVPELFEAAIQADLAAGLQPFLLIGNAGTTNTGAIDPLEELAALSRKYSLWYHIDGAYGGFFNLCEEGRRKLAGIEQSDSLVLDPHKGLFVPYGCGSLLVKEGELLRRAHLLTADYMQDQFTPPGEVNFTDYSPELSRSFRGLKVWLPLKLFGVQAFRENLAEKLRLARWLYQRLLETPGFECLVEPELSVVAFRYRPRRGGINEFNRRLLAHINGSGRLFLSSTLLRGEFVLRACVLSFRTHQAEVEEALEVIATAAKELENAPAR from the coding sequence ATGCAACCCCCGGTCACCAATTTGGAGTTGCCGGCGGAGGTGATGCAGGCCATGGGCGAGGCCTGTGTGCGGGCCGTGGTACAGCATATCGCTGCGCTGCCCGGCTCGCCGCGCGCCAATCTGGCTCATGCCGTGGAAATCGCCCGCTCTTTGCGTGAGGCACCACCGGAAACCGGCACAGCCTTTGACGAACTGCTCACCTTTTTGATGGAAAAGGTCATTCCGATTTCCATCAATGCGGCGCATCCCGCTTATCTGGCCTACATACCCGGCGGCGGGCTGTTTCCCTCCGCGCTCGCGGATTTGCTGTCGGCAGCCACCAATCGCTATGTCGGTGCCTGGTTCGCCGCGCCCGCGGCTGCCCGGCTGGAGACCAATGTCCTGGAGTGGTTTGCGCAGTGGATGGGTTACCCTGCCGGCGCGCGCGGCATTCTCACCAGCGGCGGCTCACTGGCGGGCTTCAGTGCCATTGTCACCGCGCGCCAGCATTTGCTCGGCGAGGAAATCGGCCGAGGTGTTGTTTATGCTTCGACCCAAACGCACCACTCATTGCTCAAAGGCGCACGGCTGGCGGGCTTGCGGGAGCGCAATCTGCGGCTGCTCGAAGTCGATCACCGTTTTCGCGCTGTGCCGGAACTTTTCGAGGCAGCGATCCAGGCGGATCTCGCCGCCGGCTTGCAGCCGTTTCTGCTGATTGGCAATGCCGGGACAACCAACACCGGCGCCATCGATCCGCTGGAAGAGCTTGCCGCGCTCAGCCGCAAATATTCACTGTGGTATCACATCGATGGCGCATATGGCGGCTTCTTCAACCTGTGTGAGGAAGGCCGGCGCAAGCTCGCCGGCATTGAACAGTCGGATTCGCTGGTACTCGATCCGCACAAGGGTCTGTTTGTGCCATACGGCTGCGGCAGCCTGCTGGTGAAGGAGGGCGAATTGCTGCGCCGCGCCCACCTGCTCACCGCCGACTACATGCAGGATCAATTTACCCCGCCCGGGGAGGTCAACTTTACCGATTATTCGCCGGAGCTGTCGCGGTCGTTTCGCGGATTGAAGGTGTGGCTGCCGTTGAAGCTGTTCGGCGTGCAGGCGTTTCGGGAAAACCTCGCCGAGAAGCTGCGCCTGGCGCGCTGGCTCTATCAGCGCCTTTTGGAAACGCCCGGCTTCGAATGCCTGGTCGAGCCGGAGCTTTCGGTGGTGGCGTTTCGCTACCGCCCGCGGCGCGGCGGGATCAATGAATTCAACCGGCGGCTGCTCGCGCACATCAACGGCAGCGGCAGGCTATTTCTCTCCAGCACGCTGCTTCGCGGCGAATTCGTGTTGCGCGCCTGTGTGCTCAGCTTTCGCACGCATCAGGCCGAAGTGGAGGAGGCGCTCGAGGTGATTGCCACGGCGGCGAAGGAGCTGGAAAACGCGCCCGCCCGCTGA
- a CDS encoding glycosyltransferase — protein sequence MNAADLRVLIVSEFYPHPAQPHAGLFVREQLLHLHGCQTAAVITPAIGYPPLPRYRHLRQAQPAGGVHDEAGRVLLRLRVHHVPVLGERCAPLEFLWRATAAVKRWRLQFDLIHAHWAYRSGWVASRLAQQFGRPLVLTAQGSDINLWRHERRKRAKLLAALHAADAILALNDRMRADILAEGVAPAKVVVMPQGVDCHAFQPAGAAARPLRPRQFVPAFVLLCVANHHPVKGVDVLLRALAQTSRALALVLVGAGPETRVLQNLAHALNLEARVWFAGAQPPETIPQWIHSADAVVIPSRSEGGPAILLQALACGKPVVATATGMAPALLTDERIGLLVPVEDEKALAQALERVCRQQWDAKFLRQQVLPFCWEEIGRRLVAVYRHVLRRE from the coding sequence ATGAATGCTGCCGACCTTCGTGTCCTGATCGTGTCGGAATTTTATCCGCATCCGGCGCAGCCGCACGCAGGCCTTTTCGTTCGTGAACAGCTTTTGCATTTGCATGGCTGTCAGACGGCGGCAGTGATCACCCCCGCGATTGGGTACCCGCCATTGCCACGCTATCGCCACCTGCGCCAGGCACAGCCGGCCGGCGGGGTGCATGACGAGGCCGGCAGGGTGCTGCTGCGCCTGCGTGTGCATCATGTGCCGGTGCTGGGGGAACGCTGCGCCCCACTGGAGTTCCTGTGGCGCGCCACGGCGGCGGTCAAGCGGTGGCGTCTGCAGTTCGATTTGATTCATGCACATTGGGCCTATCGCAGCGGCTGGGTGGCCAGCCGGCTGGCGCAGCAATTTGGCCGGCCGCTGGTGTTGACGGCGCAGGGTTCGGACATCAACCTCTGGCGGCATGAGCGCCGCAAGCGCGCGAAGCTTCTCGCCGCGCTGCACGCAGCAGACGCCATTCTCGCGCTGAATGACCGCATGCGCGCCGATATTCTGGCGGAAGGCGTTGCACCTGCAAAAGTTGTCGTTATGCCGCAGGGGGTGGATTGTCATGCCTTCCAACCGGCGGGCGCCGCCGCGCGTCCGTTGCGGCCGCGGCAATTTGTCCCGGCGTTCGTTTTGTTGTGCGTGGCGAATCATCACCCTGTGAAAGGGGTTGATGTGTTGTTGCGTGCGCTGGCTCAGACCAGCCGGGCTCTGGCGCTCGTGCTGGTGGGCGCCGGTCCTGAAACCCGGGTCCTGCAAAACCTGGCGCATGCGCTGAACCTGGAGGCGCGGGTTTGGTTCGCGGGTGCACAACCCCCGGAGACCATCCCGCAATGGATCCATTCGGCAGACGCCGTGGTGATTCCCAGCCGCAGTGAAGGCGGGCCGGCGATCCTGCTGCAGGCGCTGGCATGCGGCAAACCGGTGGTGGCCACCGCGACCGGCATGGCGCCGGCTCTTCTCACTGATGAACGCATTGGTTTGCTGGTGCCGGTGGAGGATGAAAAGGCTCTGGCGCAGGCATTGGAGCGCGTCTGCCGGCAGCAATGGGACGCAAAATTTCTCCGGCAGCAGGTGTTGCCCTTTTGCTGGGAGGAAATCGGACGGCGCCTCGTTGCCGTTTATCGTCACGTTTTGCGGAGGGAATAA
- a CDS encoding cysteine desulfurase-like protein: MNAFLAARSLFPALQLRDTAGRPAIYFDGPGGTQVPQSVIAAMAEHFVHKYANTHGAFATSRATDETILAARTALADFLNAPSPENIAFGANMTSLTFHVSRSLGRMFKPGDEILLTRLDHDANVAPWLALAEQGVTIKFLDFHPEDCTLADEQLEALLSPRTRLVAVGYASNAVGTINDVARIIARAHAAGAMVYVDAVHFAPHGPIDVQALDCDFLACSVYKFFGPHVGVLYGKFEAMERLPAYKVRPQEPTPPYKFETGTLNHEGLAGTVAAIEYLAQLGRQTGATAEAARWQGRRRDLKAAMIAVQQYERRLAQKLITGLLAIPGVRVFGITDPARYSQRTPTVALRLEKHPPRAAAERLGAENIYVWDGDFYAFEVIKRLGFENSGGVVRIGLVHYNTEEEIDRLLAVLQDLA, encoded by the coding sequence ATGAACGCTTTCCTGGCTGCCCGTTCGCTCTTCCCCGCGCTGCAATTGCGCGACACTGCCGGCCGGCCCGCGATCTACTTCGACGGCCCGGGCGGCACCCAGGTGCCACAGTCCGTCATCGCGGCGATGGCCGAACATTTCGTGCACAAATACGCCAACACCCACGGCGCGTTTGCCACCAGCCGTGCCACCGACGAGACGATTCTGGCCGCGCGCACCGCCCTGGCCGATTTTCTCAATGCCCCTTCGCCCGAGAACATCGCCTTCGGCGCGAACATGACCTCACTCACCTTTCATGTCAGCCGCAGTCTCGGCCGCATGTTCAAACCCGGTGACGAAATCCTCCTCACCCGTTTGGATCACGACGCCAATGTCGCGCCCTGGCTGGCTCTGGCCGAACAGGGCGTGACGATCAAATTTCTCGATTTCCACCCCGAAGACTGCACCCTCGCCGATGAGCAGCTCGAAGCACTGCTCTCGCCGCGCACCAGGCTGGTCGCCGTGGGCTATGCTTCCAACGCCGTGGGCACCATCAATGATGTCGCCCGCATCATTGCCCGGGCGCATGCGGCGGGAGCGATGGTTTATGTCGATGCCGTGCACTTCGCGCCGCACGGCCCGATCGACGTGCAGGCTCTGGACTGTGATTTCCTGGCATGCTCCGTTTACAAATTTTTCGGGCCGCATGTCGGCGTGCTCTACGGCAAGTTTGAGGCAATGGAGCGGCTGCCCGCCTACAAAGTCCGGCCGCAGGAACCGACCCCGCCGTACAAATTCGAAACCGGCACCCTCAATCACGAGGGGTTGGCGGGAACCGTGGCGGCCATCGAATATCTGGCGCAGCTCGGGCGGCAGACGGGCGCCACGGCGGAGGCCGCACGCTGGCAGGGCCGAAGGCGTGATTTGAAGGCGGCAATGATCGCGGTGCAGCAATATGAACGCCGACTTGCGCAGAAACTCATCACCGGCCTGCTGGCGATCCCGGGAGTGCGCGTGTTCGGTATCACGGATCCCGCCCGGTATTCCCAACGCACGCCGACGGTGGCGCTGCGCCTGGAGAAACATCCGCCGCGTGCCGCGGCCGAACGGCTGGGTGCGGAAAACATCTATGTGTGGGATGGCGATTTCTATGCGTTCGAGGTGATCAAGCGGTTGGGCTTTGAAAACAGCGGCGGGGTGGTGCGCATCGGCCTGGTACACTACAACACGGAAGAAGAGATCGACCGCCTGTTGGCCGTCCTGCAGGATCTGGCGTAA
- a CDS encoding amidohydrolase, with amino-acid sequence MLACQSPQEKAEVIYTNATIWTGVPEAPQAQALAIAGGKILAVGAADEIAAWRAATTRVVDLAGKFVVPGFIDNHTHFMSGGFQLASVDLRDAKSPQEFAQRLAAFAQKLPAGRWITGGDWDHERWGGELPRRDWIDQLTPDHPVFVNRLDGHMALANSKALALAGIDRHTADPPGGAIVRDAKSGEPTGILKDEAMSLVYRVIPARTPAEHDEALARAMAHAAAMGVTQVHDMGSYGWTDLETYRRAHASGALTLRIYSFVPLATWARLAEYVQTHGRGDDWLRWGGLKGFVDGSLGSTTAWFYQPYDDAPATSGLLTTDTTALRQWILAADSAGLHVAVHAIGDRANDWLLQVYARAVAQNGSRDRRFRIEHAQHLTRAAILRFAGLGVIPSMQPYHAIDDGRWAEKRIGPQRIKTTYAFRSLLAANAALTFGSDWTVAPLSPLWGIYAAVTRRTLDDAHPAGWVPEEKITVAEALRCYTSANAYAGFQEQKCGRLAPGFLADFVVLSENLFEIDPVRIPEVLVLRTVVGGRESFVRQ; translated from the coding sequence ATGCTGGCCTGTCAATCCCCGCAGGAAAAGGCCGAGGTGATCTACACCAACGCCACGATTTGGACGGGTGTGCCCGAAGCGCCGCAGGCACAGGCGCTGGCAATCGCCGGCGGCAAGATTTTGGCCGTGGGTGCTGCGGATGAAATCGCGGCGTGGCGCGCGGCGACCACCCGGGTGGTCGATCTCGCCGGCAAATTCGTCGTGCCCGGCTTCATCGACAATCACACCCATTTCATGAGCGGCGGTTTCCAGCTCGCCAGCGTGGATTTGCGCGACGCCAAATCCCCGCAGGAATTCGCGCAGCGCCTGGCCGCCTTTGCGCAAAAGCTCCCGGCCGGCCGCTGGATCACCGGCGGTGATTGGGATCATGAAAGATGGGGTGGCGAGTTGCCGCGGCGCGACTGGATCGACCAGCTCACCCCGGATCATCCCGTGTTCGTCAATCGCCTCGATGGCCACATGGCGCTCGCCAATTCGAAGGCTCTGGCGCTGGCCGGCATCGATCGTCATACCGCCGACCCGCCGGGCGGTGCCATCGTGCGTGATGCAAAGAGCGGAGAGCCGACCGGTATTCTCAAAGACGAGGCCATGTCACTGGTGTATCGCGTGATTCCCGCGCGCACGCCCGCCGAACATGATGAAGCGCTGGCGCGTGCCATGGCGCATGCCGCCGCGATGGGCGTCACCCAGGTGCATGACATGGGCAGTTATGGCTGGACGGATCTCGAAACCTACCGCCGTGCCCATGCCAGCGGCGCATTGACGCTGCGCATCTACTCCTTCGTGCCGCTCGCCACCTGGGCGCGGCTGGCGGAATACGTGCAGACTCATGGCCGCGGCGATGACTGGCTGCGCTGGGGCGGCTTGAAGGGTTTTGTCGACGGCTCGCTGGGCTCGACCACTGCCTGGTTTTATCAACCCTATGACGACGCGCCCGCCACCTCCGGACTGCTGACCACCGACACGACTGCGCTGCGGCAGTGGATTCTCGCGGCTGATTCCGCCGGCCTGCATGTGGCAGTGCATGCCATCGGCGACCGGGCCAATGACTGGCTGCTCCAGGTCTATGCCCGGGCCGTGGCGCAGAACGGCAGCCGCGACCGGCGCTTTCGCATCGAGCATGCGCAGCATTTGACCCGTGCCGCGATTCTCCGTTTCGCCGGGCTGGGCGTCATTCCGTCGATGCAGCCTTATCACGCCATTGATGACGGCCGCTGGGCGGAAAAGCGCATCGGCCCGCAGCGCATCAAAACCACCTACGCCTTCCGCTCGCTGCTGGCTGCCAACGCTGCACTCACTTTTGGATCGGACTGGACCGTTGCGCCACTTTCGCCGTTGTGGGGCATTTACGCCGCAGTGACGCGCCGCACGCTCGACGACGCGCATCCCGCCGGCTGGGTGCCGGAGGAGAAAATCACAGTGGCGGAGGCGCTGCGCTGTTACACCTCTGCCAATGCATATGCCGGTTTTCAGGAACAAAAATGCGGCCGGCTGGCTCCCGGCTTCCTCGCCGATTTCGTCGTGCTCTCGGAGAATTTGTTCGAGATCGATCCGGTGCGCATTCCCGAAGTGCTGGTGTTGCGCACTGTGGTGGGTGGCCGCGAGAGTTTTGTGAGGCAATAG